The genomic interval CGCGCCGTCATGACCGAGCTGCACGGCGAGAAGATCGACATCGTGGACTGGGACGACGACCCGGCGCGCTTCGTGGGCAACGCGCTCTCGCCCTCTCGCGTGGTGTCGGTGGAGGTCGTGGACGCCGCGGCCCGCGCCGCGCGCGTCGTCGTCCCCGACTTCCAGCTGTCGCTGGCGATCGGCAAGGAGGGGCAGAACGCCCGCCTCGCCGCCCGGCTGACCGGGTGGCGCATCGACATCCGGTCGGACGCCGAGGGCGACCAGGGCGGGAACCGGGCGGAAGCCTCCGGCCGCCGAGAGCGTTAGACTGTGCGAGCCGGCCTCTCCGCCGTGCAGCCGACCACCCCGCCCGCAGCCCCTCGTGAGCCGCAGCGGACGTGCGTGGGCTGCCGCCAGCGGGGTGACCGGTCGCGGTTGCTGCGCGTCGTCGCGGACCGGAGCGGGGGCCCATCGGTCCTCCTCCCCGATCCCGGTGCCCGGCTGCCGGGGCGGGGAGCCTGGGTGCACCTCGCGCTGGCCTGCCTGGACCTCGCGGAGCGCCGGCGCGCGTTCCCCCGGGCCCTGC from Quadrisphaera sp. RL12-1S carries:
- a CDS encoding YlxR family protein, encoding MGCRQRGDRSRLLRVVADRSGGPSVLLPDPGARLPGRGAWVHLALACLDLAERRRAFPRALRLPGPLDAGAVREHLQQRGGSPAPEHH